A genome region from Pseudanabaena sp. Chao 1811 includes the following:
- a CDS encoding serine/threonine protein kinase, protein MNAKANSQFSKYRILGLVGRGQFGKVLCARVRDTGNLVALKELENKRFPTSKLLRELRFLLTLQHENIVSCTALVHHLNYRYLVMDYCEGGTLRDLMNYPKALSVQQCFDLVNDILLGLEHAHTANIIHCDIKPENVLLKITAKGWKAKISDFGIARLSQEIGSDGSNTGSPGYMAPERFYGQFSEGSDLYAVGIILYELLVGKRPFSGMPTELMNAHLNQRVIVPDSLPRSLQAVIARSLEKLPKRRYTSAQEMRLDLLAAINSEDFSQINFGQFKSGSDIESCTTVLFSQHTNNFAQKDVSERIVGLAGAGKARFYSTSSLHLRWHSLNLDQEELIAKSEHQIEEIVFTKKSLFALTKRSLYQFVQGKPKSLYQSTQPFKWTVSPHGDWFAISTGKQLEIRNLVYGRAMRLEFATRDLSCIIAFDQHHLVAIANKPETNESRAIVISRRCNIMYRLALPIPIESGIATFTSDRVLLREAGNSQNLYLLDLKPYRLVRIPLEYEVILMAATPWGYTITANYNAYQTILMLLDLRGNNISNLIIDGEVTAIAPIDINLVAIATNDISGYKLHVINLKKLAIDLVF, encoded by the coding sequence ATGAATGCAAAAGCTAACTCACAGTTCTCTAAATATCGGATTTTAGGCTTAGTTGGCAGAGGTCAATTCGGAAAAGTTTTGTGTGCGCGTGTACGAGATACAGGAAATCTGGTTGCCCTTAAGGAACTGGAAAACAAGCGGTTTCCTACGAGCAAACTGTTAAGAGAGTTACGATTTTTATTGACCCTACAACATGAAAATATTGTGTCTTGTACGGCATTGGTGCATCACCTCAATTACCGTTATTTGGTGATGGACTATTGCGAGGGTGGAACTCTCCGAGATTTGATGAACTATCCCAAGGCATTATCGGTACAGCAATGCTTTGATTTAGTTAATGATATTTTGCTGGGTTTAGAACATGCCCATACCGCCAATATTATTCATTGTGATATCAAGCCTGAAAATGTCCTATTAAAGATTACTGCCAAGGGTTGGAAGGCAAAGATCTCTGATTTTGGGATTGCCCGTCTTAGTCAAGAAATTGGCTCTGATGGTAGTAATACAGGTTCCCCTGGTTATATGGCTCCTGAACGATTTTATGGTCAATTTTCAGAAGGGTCAGATCTTTATGCGGTGGGCATTATTTTGTATGAGCTGTTAGTTGGTAAGCGACCTTTTTCAGGGATGCCTACTGAACTAATGAACGCCCATTTAAATCAAAGGGTAATTGTTCCTGATAGTTTGCCCCGATCGCTACAAGCAGTAATTGCGCGATCGCTGGAAAAACTACCTAAGCGCCGCTATACATCAGCTCAAGAGATGCGTTTAGATCTGTTAGCAGCTATTAATTCTGAAGATTTTAGTCAGATAAATTTTGGTCAGTTCAAATCAGGATCTGATATCGAAAGTTGTACAACAGTTCTGTTTTCTCAACATACAAATAATTTTGCCCAAAAAGATGTGTCTGAGAGAATTGTGGGCTTAGCGGGGGCAGGTAAAGCGCGTTTTTATAGCACATCAAGTTTGCATTTACGTTGGCATAGTCTCAACCTTGATCAAGAAGAGTTAATTGCGAAATCTGAACACCAAATTGAGGAGATTGTCTTTACGAAAAAGTCTTTATTTGCTCTGACGAAGCGATCGCTTTATCAGTTTGTACAGGGTAAACCAAAATCTTTATATCAATCTACCCAGCCATTTAAATGGACGGTTTCACCTCACGGAGATTGGTTTGCAATATCCACAGGCAAGCAACTTGAAATTAGAAATCTTGTCTATGGCAGGGCGATGCGTTTAGAGTTTGCGACTAGAGATTTAAGCTGCATTATTGCCTTTGATCAGCATCATCTGGTTGCGATCGCCAATAAACCCGAAACTAATGAAAGTCGCGCGATCGTCATTTCCCGTCGTTGCAATATTATGTATCGTCTGGCTTTGCCGATACCGATCGAGTCAGGTATCGCCACTTTTACTAGCGATCGCGTACTTTTACGAGAAGCAGGCAATAGTCAAAATCTTTATTTGCTCGATCTCAAACCCTATCGTTTAGTGCGAATACCATTAGAGTATGAAGTCATCTTGATGGCAGCTACGCCTTGGGGCTATACGATTACAGCGAATTACAACGCTTATCAAACAATTTTAATGTTGCTAGATTTACGCGGCAATAATATTAGCAACTTAATCATTGATGGTGAAGTTACAGCGATCGCGCCAATTGATATTAATTTAGTGGCGATCGCGACTAATGACATCTCAGGTTATAAGCTCCATGTAATTAATCTCAAAAAGTTAGCTATAGATCTAGTCTTTTAA
- a CDS encoding Rne/Rng family ribonuclease, producing the protein MPKQIIIAEQYRIAAVFSEDQIEEIVVAAGTHQVGDVYLGVVENVLTSIDAAFVNIGDGDRNGFIHITDLGPLKMRRSSGSISDLVVPQQRVLVQVMKEPTGNKGPRLTGNISLPGRYVVLLPFGRGVNLSRRIRSEAERNRLRALAILVKPAGMGILVRTEADGMPEEQIIEDLDNLQRQWEGIQQDVATTRQPTLLDRERDFVQRVLRDLYSTEVNRIVTDSSDGLRRIKQHLLNWGDGKIPSGLLLDHHRERTPILEYFRVNAGIREALKPRVDLPSGGYIIIEPTEALTVIDVNSGSFTKSQTSRETVLWTNCEAAVEIARQIRLRNIAGVIVVDFIDMDTRRDQLQLLEYFNKALRSDKSRPQIAQLTELGLVELTRKRQGQSIYELFGRPCSTCGGLGHLMHLPGEAAGQPVDSTSRTWESKQSNQLDFTSEYEDGDSELGGGLEPNLVNHPSYQERGNLRRRSKRTLLNKDSRELREVEKVAPVDVRSRVEPRFEPRVEPRFEPRIERDREIIERAVPSKISLPSITQTKHIAEPVEELIEVVEPAPIATVENVPERPNKRELRTKVVEPPEVVVVEMTEEEQDVYSLLGVSPLVLVEHEVKDPRNVIVTVALPGQAPRIANAIKSSPIVEANELATENSLALESDDGAEIDTVVTISEVAISESPSANISNGITNPNGVILKVNRAQPVGSIDTESDTDLRTDLLDNSKEFVPIQSPEASRRKRSSASQA; encoded by the coding sequence ATGCCAAAGCAAATAATTATTGCCGAGCAGTATCGAATTGCTGCCGTATTTAGTGAAGATCAAATTGAAGAAATTGTTGTTGCCGCAGGAACTCACCAAGTTGGGGATGTTTACTTGGGCGTTGTCGAAAATGTTTTAACGAGTATTGATGCTGCCTTTGTAAATATTGGTGATGGCGATCGCAATGGGTTTATTCACATTACTGACCTTGGTCCCTTAAAAATGCGGCGATCGTCTGGCTCGATCAGCGATCTGGTCGTACCGCAACAGCGTGTGTTGGTTCAGGTTATGAAAGAACCAACGGGTAATAAAGGTCCCCGTTTGACGGGAAATATTTCGCTACCAGGCCGTTATGTGGTGCTACTACCCTTTGGTCGTGGGGTGAACTTATCCCGACGCATTCGCAGTGAGGCTGAGCGTAATCGTCTGCGGGCGCTGGCGATTTTGGTTAAGCCTGCGGGTATGGGTATTTTGGTGCGGACTGAGGCGGATGGGATGCCTGAGGAGCAGATTATTGAGGATCTTGATAATTTGCAACGTCAGTGGGAAGGCATTCAGCAGGATGTGGCAACCACTCGCCAGCCAACCTTGCTTGATCGCGAAAGAGATTTTGTCCAACGCGTGCTGCGTGACCTCTATAGCACTGAGGTAAATCGGATTGTCACCGATTCTAGTGATGGTTTACGCCGCATTAAGCAGCATTTACTCAACTGGGGTGATGGCAAAATTCCTAGTGGACTGCTACTCGATCATCACCGTGAACGCACTCCGATTTTGGAATATTTCCGAGTCAATGCAGGTATCCGTGAAGCGTTGAAGCCTCGCGTCGATCTGCCTAGTGGTGGCTATATCATCATTGAGCCAACCGAAGCATTAACTGTCATTGACGTTAACTCTGGCTCCTTTACCAAGTCCCAAACCTCTCGCGAGACGGTGCTTTGGACAAACTGTGAAGCGGCTGTAGAGATTGCCCGTCAGATTCGCTTGCGAAATATTGCAGGCGTGATCGTGGTGGACTTCATTGATATGGATACGCGCCGCGACCAATTGCAGTTATTGGAATACTTTAATAAAGCTTTGCGATCGGATAAGTCACGTCCGCAAATCGCGCAGTTGACGGAGTTAGGACTGGTTGAGTTGACCCGTAAGCGCCAAGGTCAGAGTATTTATGAATTATTTGGTCGTCCCTGTTCGACCTGTGGTGGTCTAGGACATTTGATGCATTTACCTGGGGAAGCCGCAGGTCAGCCCGTAGACTCGACTTCACGGACTTGGGAATCGAAGCAGTCTAACCAACTCGACTTTACCTCTGAGTATGAGGATGGTGATTCGGAGTTAGGTGGTGGACTAGAGCCAAATTTGGTCAATCATCCGAGCTATCAAGAGCGGGGCAATTTACGCAGACGTAGCAAGCGTACATTACTCAATAAGGATTCTCGCGAGTTGCGTGAAGTGGAAAAGGTTGCACCTGTGGATGTGCGATCGCGGGTTGAGCCACGCTTTGAACCTCGGGTTGAGCCACGTTTTGAGCCACGTATCGAACGCGATCGCGAAATTATTGAGCGAGCAGTGCCTAGTAAGATCTCCTTACCAAGCATTACCCAAACCAAGCACATTGCTGAACCTGTCGAAGAATTAATTGAGGTGGTCGAGCCTGCACCGATCGCAACGGTGGAGAATGTACCTGAACGTCCTAATAAACGGGAATTACGCACTAAGGTTGTGGAGCCACCAGAGGTCGTTGTCGTAGAGATGACCGAGGAAGAGCAGGATGTATATTCCTTGCTCGGCGTTTCACCCTTAGTACTAGTTGAGCACGAAGTCAAAGATCCTCGTAATGTGATTGTCACTGTTGCTTTACCGGGGCAAGCTCCTAGAATTGCAAATGCCATCAAATCTAGTCCTATTGTTGAAGCTAATGAATTAGCCACCGAAAACTCGCTCGCTCTTGAGTCTGATGACGGGGCTGAGATAGATACTGTGGTAACAATCTCTGAGGTTGCGATTAGTGAATCACCGAGTGCAAATATTAGTAATGGCATTACTAATCCTAATGGTGTGATTTTGAAAGTCAATCGGGCGCAACCAGTTGGATCTATTGATACTGAATCAGATACCGATTTAAGAACTGATTTGTTAGATAACTCTAAAGAATTTGTGCCAATTCAATCGCCCGAAGCATCACGCCGTAAGCGTTCTTCCGCTTCACAAGCTTAA